A genomic window from Filimonas effusa includes:
- a CDS encoding glycosyltransferase family 2 protein: MNKDLPPLVSVVMCTYNGEKYIDEQITSILQQRYENFELIVADDRSTDNTWSKLLYWQQQHPEKIKLFQNAVNLGYNKNFESAIQKASGDFIALSDQDDIWLPEKITAQMAAFSDDTIVLVHNKSVRLEGSSLNYKKAALQHHFSGNRTRKFFFFNHIMGHDMIFRRSLVQYIVPIPDKMSYDWWISVVATCLGSVVSVGSFLVHHRIHESNNFFSSQAASKKKELDLYETLRLFSAIPALRKEDAHYLAELIPLLEQQSVTSDKPAFNWKLFRFLLKHSKDIFGHKRRLLPALSYLKNAIKYSKMSFKGRGISI, encoded by the coding sequence ATGAATAAAGATCTGCCGCCTCTTGTTTCGGTTGTGATGTGTACTTACAATGGAGAGAAATACATCGATGAACAGATTACATCCATCCTGCAGCAGCGTTATGAAAACTTTGAGCTGATTGTTGCAGATGACCGTTCAACGGACAATACCTGGTCTAAGCTACTTTACTGGCAGCAGCAGCACCCCGAAAAAATAAAACTGTTTCAGAACGCGGTGAACCTTGGTTACAATAAGAATTTTGAGTCGGCCATTCAAAAGGCCTCCGGTGACTTTATCGCGCTTTCGGACCAGGACGATATCTGGTTACCTGAAAAGATAACGGCACAGATGGCTGCTTTCTCCGATGATACTATTGTATTAGTGCATAATAAGTCGGTACGCTTAGAAGGTAGCTCACTGAACTATAAGAAAGCCGCTCTTCAGCATCATTTCAGCGGGAACAGAACCCGGAAATTCTTTTTTTTCAATCATATCATGGGGCACGATATGATCTTCCGCCGGTCACTGGTGCAATATATTGTTCCTATTCCTGATAAAATGTCTTATGACTGGTGGATCAGCGTTGTAGCTACCTGCCTGGGTTCTGTAGTGTCTGTTGGCAGTTTCCTGGTTCACCATCGTATTCATGAATCCAATAATTTCTTCAGTTCGCAGGCTGCTTCAAAAAAGAAAGAGCTGGACCTTTATGAAACGTTACGCCTGTTTTCTGCTATTCCGGCGCTGAGAAAAGAAGATGCCCATTACCTGGCGGAACTGATCCCCCTGCTAGAACAGCAGAGTGTAACCAGCGACAAGCCGGCTTTTAACTGGAAACTGTTTCGTTTTTTATTAAAGCATAGTAAGGATATATTTGGACATAAAAGAAGATTGCTGCCGGCCCTGTCGTATCTGAAAAATGCAATCAAATACTCAAAAATGAGCTTCAAGGGCCGGGGTATTTCTATTTAG
- a CDS encoding glycosyltransferase family 2 protein yields MKNVSVSVVIICKNSAQTIGKAVKSCQPLTDDIIVVDSGSTDGTLNIVRSHNAVLIETPWLGYGDTKNLGNKQAKYDWILSLDSDEYIDNTLIESLKQTDLSDPTVIYTIKRISYLGDKAVKHGEWGRGVIRRVFNSRKACWDNSPVHEEIRCEGETREIQLKGAIHHFTSPDIHTYRSKLDRYARLSAEKYAGKKKPSHLFKRFFSPVFNFVQNYIFRAGFLDGKTGLDIARAHAWYTRRKYELLRSYNSGN; encoded by the coding sequence ATGAAGAATGTCTCTGTTTCGGTTGTGATCATCTGCAAGAATTCTGCCCAAACCATAGGGAAAGCGGTGAAATCCTGTCAGCCGTTAACAGATGATATTATAGTGGTAGACAGTGGCAGTACCGACGGTACGTTAAACATCGTGCGGTCGCACAATGCCGTACTTATAGAAACGCCCTGGTTGGGTTATGGAGATACCAAGAACCTCGGTAATAAGCAGGCAAAATATGACTGGATCTTAAGCCTGGATTCCGACGAATATATAGACAACACACTTATTGAAAGCCTGAAACAGACCGATCTGTCGGATCCTACTGTTATTTATACGATTAAGCGGATCAGTTATCTTGGCGACAAGGCGGTAAAACATGGCGAATGGGGACGTGGCGTTATCAGACGCGTCTTTAATAGCCGGAAAGCCTGCTGGGATAATTCACCTGTACACGAAGAGATCAGGTGTGAGGGCGAAACGCGTGAAATACAGCTGAAAGGCGCTATTCATCATTTTACATCGCCAGATATTCATACTTACAGAAGTAAATTAGACCGGTATGCCCGTTTAAGCGCAGAAAAGTATGCCGGAAAGAAAAAACCTTCTCATTTATTCAAGCGCTTTTTCTCGCCCGTATTCAACTTTGTGCAGAATTACATTTTCAGGGCAGGTTTTCTTGATGGTAAAACAGGACTTGATATTGCCAGGGCACATGCCTGGTACACGCGCCGGAAATATGAATTACTCAGGTCGTATAATTCCGGAAACTAA
- a CDS encoding PorP/SprF family type IX secretion system membrane protein — protein sequence MNLKLKTMVTVLFFMAVAKTWAQDLTFSQFYEKPLLRNPALAGVFTGDMRISGAFRNQWASITVPYQTSALSAEVKFPLNQWDDWLTLGLQATHDVAGDIKLKRTQILPVVNYHKSLSGNTDDYLSVAFMAGPVNSQFDPTKVRMDDQYVDGVYNPNVPTQQLFERTGFNYWDASTGVTLSSGFSENARFYLGVALFHFNKPKVAFYTSNSNVHLDKKYVVNAGVTLPTSDFNRVILYADYFSQGGNRQFLGGVMYGTDIAQDYDEDARSLSIYFGGFFRWNDALCPVVKLDMYDWSFGLSYDLNLSRLRTASRLKGGLELTASFKTKFLNRSNYADKVRCVWF from the coding sequence ATGAATCTGAAGTTGAAAACTATGGTAACGGTACTGTTTTTCATGGCTGTAGCAAAGACATGGGCACAGGATCTTACTTTTTCGCAATTCTATGAAAAACCACTTTTGCGTAACCCGGCGCTGGCGGGTGTTTTTACAGGCGATATGCGTATCAGCGGCGCTTTCCGCAACCAGTGGGCAAGTATTACTGTTCCCTACCAGACATCGGCATTAAGTGCAGAAGTCAAATTTCCGCTTAACCAATGGGACGACTGGCTTACCTTAGGCTTACAGGCAACACACGATGTAGCAGGTGATATTAAGCTCAAACGAACCCAGATCCTGCCAGTAGTAAACTATCATAAGTCCCTGAGCGGTAATACCGATGATTATCTTTCCGTTGCTTTCATGGCCGGCCCGGTGAACAGCCAGTTCGATCCTACCAAGGTAAGAATGGATGATCAGTACGTCGACGGTGTTTATAATCCCAATGTTCCTACCCAGCAGCTATTTGAGCGTACAGGGTTTAACTACTGGGACGCCAGCACAGGCGTTACCCTGAGCAGCGGATTTAGCGAGAACGCCCGTTTCTACTTGGGAGTGGCTTTATTTCATTTCAATAAACCCAAAGTGGCTTTCTATACCAGTAATTCAAACGTTCATCTCGATAAAAAATATGTGGTGAACGCCGGGGTAACCTTACCTACATCCGATTTTAACCGGGTAATATTATATGCCGACTATTTCTCGCAGGGCGGAAACCGCCAGTTCCTGGGTGGGGTGATGTACGGAACCGACATTGCACAGGATTATGATGAGGATGCCCGGAGCCTGTCGATCTATTTCGGGGGCTTTTTCCGCTGGAATGATGCGTTATGCCCTGTGGTTAAATTAGATATGTATGACTGGTCTTTTGGATTAAGCTACGATTTAAACCTGTCGAGATTACGCACTGCATCCCGTTTAAAGGGAGGTTTGGAGCTTACAGCGTCTTTTAAAACCAAATTTTTGAACCGTTCGAACTACGCCGATAAGGTGCGATGCGTGTGGTTTTAG
- a CDS encoding rhomboid family intramembrane serine protease produces MGLGIVTLLLIIANCVISYQGFKSRDFIDKYRFEVEKVLLYKDYKCIVTSGFIHANWTHLILNMLGLFFIGQGLEAAVGPFEFLLIYFAGLIGGDLLSLLVHKKHGNYSSLGASGAIGGIFFAFIALFPSSPIRLFLIPISFPAWIFGLAYVVYSIYGIHSRKQNIGHESHLGGALVGMFTAIIFHPSTFLYNYWAVLIIAIPAVVFIYIIVTRPHVLLIDNYFFRKQKPYYSIDEKYNQDRTNKQHEIDDILDKIGKKGINSLTKEEKRKLEEYSRS; encoded by the coding sequence ATGGGGTTGGGAATTGTTACATTACTATTGATCATTGCTAACTGCGTGATTTCCTACCAGGGATTCAAAAGCAGGGACTTCATCGATAAATACAGGTTTGAAGTAGAAAAGGTGTTGTTGTACAAAGACTACAAGTGCATTGTTACCTCCGGTTTTATTCATGCCAACTGGACACATCTTATTCTGAATATGCTGGGCCTGTTTTTTATCGGGCAAGGTCTTGAAGCAGCTGTGGGGCCATTTGAATTCCTGCTCATTTACTTTGCAGGGCTTATCGGGGGCGATCTGCTTTCGCTACTGGTGCATAAGAAACACGGCAATTACAGTTCATTGGGCGCTTCCGGAGCCATAGGGGGGATCTTTTTTGCATTTATAGCGCTCTTTCCTTCCTCGCCTATCCGTTTGTTCCTTATACCCATCTCCTTCCCGGCATGGATCTTCGGCCTTGCCTATGTTGTTTATTCTATTTACGGCATTCACTCCCGCAAACAGAACATCGGTCACGAAAGCCATCTCGGCGGAGCGCTTGTTGGCATGTTTACAGCCATTATCTTTCACCCTTCCACTTTCCTTTATAACTATTGGGCAGTGCTGATCATTGCTATACCAGCGGTTGTTTTCATTTATATTATTGTTACGAGACCTCATGTGCTGCTTATCGATAACTATTTCTTCAGGAAGCAAAAGCCTTATTATTCCATCGATGAAAAATACAATCAGGACAGAACCAATAAACAACATGAGATAGACGATATCCTGGATAAAATAGGCAAAAAAGGAATCAACAGCCTGACAAAAGAAGAAAAACGGAAACTGGAAGAATACTCCCGTAGTTAA
- the typA gene encoding translational GTPase TypA, with translation MDIRNIAIIAHVDHGKTTLVDNILKSTKVFRENQDAGELIMDSNDLEKERGITIFSKNAAVTYKDVKINVIDTPGHADFGGEVERVLKMADGVILLVDAFEGPMPQTRFVLQKALQLNLKPIVVINKVDKPNCRPDEVHDAVFELFFNLDATEAQLDFPTFYGSGKNGWFNDSLTPTENIDVLMDGILKFVPPPTVSEGALQMQITSLDYSSFLGRIAVGKVARGSIKEGQQIALMQADGSVKKQKVRELYVFEGMGKRKVTEVLAGDLCAVVGLEGFNIGDTISDAEILEALPVISVDEPTMNMTFSINNSPFFGRDGKFVTSRHLRDRLMKETEKNLALRVKDTDNGDTFLVYGRGILHLGVLIETMRREGYELTVGQPQVIVKTIDGKKMEPYENLVVDVPQEFASKVIDLVTRRKGEMHVMETKGEMQHLEFEIPSRGLIGLRTQMLTATTGEAVMAHRFNEYKPWKGVIPGRNNGVLLAKQTGTTTGYSIDKLQDRGTFFVDPGEEVYAGQIIAEHIKPGDLIVNAIEGKKLTNMRASGSDAATNIAPKTLLTLEECMEYIQQDECIEVTPNNIRMRKVILDEEERKRVSRSMKTEEA, from the coding sequence ATGGACATAAGAAACATTGCGATTATCGCACACGTTGACCACGGAAAAACAACGCTGGTAGACAATATCTTAAAAAGTACCAAGGTATTCCGTGAGAACCAGGATGCAGGTGAGTTGATCATGGACAGCAACGACCTGGAAAAAGAACGTGGCATCACCATTTTCTCGAAAAATGCCGCGGTTACGTATAAAGATGTAAAAATCAACGTAATAGATACTCCTGGTCACGCCGACTTTGGAGGTGAAGTGGAGCGTGTACTGAAGATGGCCGATGGTGTTATCCTTCTCGTCGATGCTTTTGAAGGCCCAATGCCTCAAACACGCTTCGTTCTTCAGAAAGCCTTACAGCTGAACCTGAAGCCTATCGTTGTTATCAATAAAGTAGATAAGCCAAACTGCCGCCCCGACGAGGTGCATGACGCAGTTTTCGAACTGTTCTTTAACCTCGACGCTACCGAAGCACAGCTCGATTTCCCTACCTTCTATGGTAGCGGTAAAAACGGCTGGTTCAATGATTCATTGACTCCTACTGAAAATATTGATGTCCTGATGGATGGTATCCTGAAATTTGTTCCGCCACCTACCGTTAGCGAAGGTGCATTGCAAATGCAGATCACTTCCCTCGACTACTCTTCTTTCCTTGGCCGTATTGCCGTAGGTAAAGTAGCCCGTGGTTCTATCAAAGAAGGTCAGCAGATCGCATTGATGCAGGCTGATGGTTCTGTTAAGAAACAAAAAGTACGCGAATTATACGTATTCGAAGGTATGGGCAAACGTAAGGTGACCGAAGTACTGGCGGGCGACCTTTGTGCAGTAGTAGGTCTGGAAGGCTTCAACATCGGTGATACCATCTCCGATGCTGAGATCCTGGAAGCACTTCCGGTGATCAGCGTTGATGAGCCTACCATGAACATGACCTTCAGCATCAACAACTCTCCTTTCTTTGGCAGGGACGGTAAATTCGTTACCAGCCGTCACCTCCGTGACCGCCTGATGAAGGAAACTGAAAAGAACCTTGCCCTCAGGGTAAAAGATACCGACAACGGTGATACCTTCCTGGTATACGGTCGTGGTATCCTGCACCTGGGCGTATTGATAGAAACCATGCGCCGTGAAGGGTATGAATTAACTGTGGGTCAGCCCCAGGTAATTGTTAAAACCATCGACGGTAAAAAAATGGAACCTTACGAAAACCTGGTAGTAGACGTTCCCCAGGAATTCGCGAGCAAGGTAATTGACCTTGTTACCCGTCGTAAAGGTGAAATGCACGTGATGGAAACAAAAGGTGAAATGCAACACCTGGAATTTGAAATCCCTTCCCGTGGTTTGATCGGTTTACGTACGCAAATGCTTACAGCAACAACCGGTGAAGCTGTTATGGCGCACCGCTTTAATGAATATAAACCCTGGAAAGGTGTTATCCCTGGCCGTAACAATGGTGTATTGCTGGCAAAACAAACCGGTACTACCACAGGTTACTCTATCGATAAATTACAGGACAGGGGAACTTTCTTCGTTGATCCGGGAGAAGAGGTGTATGCAGGCCAGATCATTGCCGAGCATATTAAACCAGGCGATCTTATCGTAAACGCTATTGAAGGTAAAAAATTAACCAACATGCGTGCAAGCGGTAGTGACGCTGCCACCAACATCGCTCCTAAAACATTGCTTACCCTCGAAGAATGTATGGAATACATTCAGCAGGATGAGTGTATCGAAGTAACACCTAACAATATCCGTATGCGTAAGGTGATTCTCGATGAAGAAGAGCGTAAACGTGTAAGCCGTTCAATGAAGACTGAAGAAGCGTAA
- a CDS encoding glycosyltransferase family protein — protein MKISGFTIIKNAVISDYPIVEAIRSVLPVVDEMVVLVGDCNDGTRELIASIGDPKIKIFDSVWDQSLRQGGKVLAAETDKAFQLIAPDADWAFYIQGDEVAHEDYYRQIREACMAYKDDKSIDGLVFNYVHFYGTYRYIGDSRKWYNKEIRIIKNDKSITAYRDAQGFRRNGKKIKCKLIDAYIYHYGWVKSPAQMKKKMKESAKYWLDNDTDLNNFLQSEDIFNFDEFDSIEVFKGKHPAVMQQRVASQSWTIELDTSRKRFSFKKWFLYKFEKLTGIRLFSFRNYTT, from the coding sequence ATGAAAATATCGGGTTTTACTATCATTAAAAATGCGGTTATCAGCGACTACCCTATTGTGGAAGCCATCCGGTCGGTTTTGCCTGTGGTAGATGAAATGGTAGTGTTGGTGGGCGATTGTAACGATGGTACCCGTGAATTGATAGCTTCTATTGGCGATCCGAAAATAAAGATCTTCGATTCCGTTTGGGACCAATCATTACGCCAGGGAGGTAAAGTACTGGCGGCAGAAACAGATAAAGCCTTTCAGCTTATTGCACCTGATGCAGACTGGGCATTCTATATCCAGGGCGATGAAGTAGCACATGAAGATTACTACCGCCAGATCAGGGAAGCTTGTATGGCGTATAAAGACGATAAAAGCATCGATGGGCTGGTATTCAACTATGTTCACTTCTATGGCACTTACCGGTATATAGGTGATAGCCGTAAATGGTATAACAAGGAAATACGCATCATTAAAAACGATAAATCCATCACCGCCTACCGCGATGCACAGGGTTTCAGAAGAAACGGGAAGAAGATAAAATGCAAGCTCATCGACGCTTATATCTATCATTATGGCTGGGTGAAAAGCCCTGCACAGATGAAAAAGAAAATGAAGGAATCTGCCAAATACTGGCTCGACAATGATACCGACCTGAATAACTTTCTTCAGTCCGAAGACATCTTCAATTTCGACGAGTTTGACTCCATTGAAGTATTCAAAGGCAAACATCCTGCTGTAATGCAGCAACGCGTGGCTTCGCAGTCATGGACTATTGAACTGGACACTTCCAGGAAAAGGTTCTCCTTTAAAAAATGGTTCCTTTATAAATTCGAGAAGTTAACAGGTATACGATTGTTTAGTTTCCGGAATTATACGACCTGA
- a CDS encoding DUF4143 domain-containing protein — protein sequence MNSFSLLSVRQNTGALWESYIQGERSKYNAYRQAYINSYFWRTCDQQEIDLTEETEGTTTAYEFKMAGEAG from the coding sequence TTGAATAGTTTTTCATTACTGTCCGTACGGCAAAACACGGGAGCTTTGTGGGAAAGTTATATTCAGGGAGAAAGAAGCAAATACAATGCTTACCGGCAAGCTTATATAAACAGCTATTTCTGGCGTACTTGTGATCAGCAGGAGATAGATCTTACAGAGGAAACGGAAGGCACTACTACAGCATACGAATTTAAAATGGCTGGAGAAGCAGGCTAA
- a CDS encoding carboxypeptidase-like regulatory domain-containing protein yields the protein MQLKNNRTCLLLLLAFFAIVFSCQKEKSIDTGKPFPGAEITVNTSVQGRILDEKQEPVQGAIVKLGAYSTVTDINGGFLLENIAANARVTTIHVEKAGYFSGSRTIITQDEQLHYVQVELLPKNIAGSFPASAGGTVNAAGCDLVFAANAIHKADGSVYNGKVEVAYAFLNPESERFMQVMPGDLRGINKQEQEVGLESYGMVAVELLGASGEKLALDSSKPATLKLTIPASLRATGPASIPLWYFNEEKGLWQEEGSAVRIGNTYVGTVRHFSFWNCDAPFKVIDFKATIHDAAGNALAYGLVELQSKTGNMRASAYLDATGTVMGLIPANQPMEMKVFTPNCRTEVYKADIGPYSQAADLGIIKVSLPAGSVLQLSGAVTNCSGQPVAAGFAGLTIDGLKYRTAIENGSYSFVINRCNSSNTNITVSAYDSSSNKYGTASLAVGTGAAVLNVVACDNVVSQEFRFILNGQQVNYTQPQDSISSGTAQGGSYLELSAMRKQSPWEELRLSFRNNTSADTIPSTFISYNDRNGKRYQAYQMLRITKRDNVTIEGSMTGNFIDSLPAGGSTLVPFSLTFKALNR from the coding sequence ATGCAACTTAAAAACAACCGTACCTGCCTGTTACTGCTACTGGCATTTTTCGCGATCGTATTTTCCTGCCAGAAAGAGAAATCCATAGACACCGGCAAGCCTTTTCCGGGAGCAGAGATCACTGTCAATACAAGTGTACAGGGCAGAATACTGGATGAAAAGCAGGAGCCTGTACAGGGTGCAATAGTAAAGTTGGGTGCATACAGTACCGTTACCGATATCAACGGCGGTTTTTTACTCGAAAATATAGCGGCTAATGCCCGTGTTACTACGATCCATGTAGAAAAAGCGGGTTATTTCAGCGGATCGCGCACGATCATCACACAGGATGAGCAGTTACATTATGTGCAGGTAGAGTTATTACCCAAAAATATAGCGGGCTCCTTTCCGGCATCGGCCGGGGGAACAGTAAATGCTGCAGGTTGCGACCTGGTGTTCGCTGCCAATGCCATCCATAAAGCAGACGGTTCGGTATATAATGGGAAAGTAGAGGTGGCCTATGCGTTCCTGAATCCTGAGAGTGAACGTTTTATGCAGGTAATGCCCGGCGATCTGCGGGGGATAAACAAACAGGAACAAGAGGTTGGCCTGGAATCATATGGTATGGTGGCTGTTGAATTACTGGGCGCTTCGGGCGAAAAACTGGCGCTTGACAGCAGCAAGCCCGCCACTCTGAAACTGACCATTCCTGCCTCTTTAAGAGCAACAGGACCGGCCAGCATCCCATTGTGGTATTTCAACGAAGAAAAAGGGCTGTGGCAGGAAGAGGGAAGTGCGGTAAGGATCGGTAATACTTATGTGGGTACTGTCAGGCATTTTTCGTTCTGGAACTGTGATGCGCCTTTTAAGGTGATTGATTTCAAAGCTACCATACACGATGCGGCGGGTAATGCGCTGGCATACGGGCTGGTGGAACTGCAATCCAAAACAGGCAATATGCGTGCGTCTGCCTACCTGGATGCCACAGGAACCGTTATGGGATTGATTCCTGCCAACCAGCCGATGGAGATGAAGGTATTTACGCCTAACTGCCGTACAGAAGTGTACAAAGCAGATATAGGCCCTTACAGCCAGGCTGCTGACCTGGGAATTATCAAGGTAAGTTTACCCGCAGGATCTGTGCTGCAGTTATCGGGAGCAGTTACAAATTGTTCAGGACAGCCGGTGGCAGCCGGTTTTGCCGGTCTCACCATCGATGGTTTGAAATACCGTACAGCGATAGAGAATGGCAGCTACAGCTTTGTGATCAACCGCTGCAATAGCAGCAATACCAATATAACGGTATCGGCCTACGACTCTTCAAGTAATAAGTACGGTACAGCAAGCCTGGCTGTGGGCACCGGAGCGGCGGTTCTCAATGTTGTTGCATGCGACAACGTGGTATCGCAGGAATTCAGGTTTATATTGAATGGCCAGCAGGTGAATTATACCCAGCCTCAGGATTCTATCAGTTCCGGCACGGCACAGGGTGGCAGTTACCTGGAACTCTCCGCTATGCGGAAGCAAAGCCCCTGGGAGGAGTTACGCCTTTCGTTCCGGAATAATACTTCAGCCGATACCATTCCCAGTACCTTTATCAGTTACAACGACCGCAATGGAAAGCGCTACCAGGCTTACCAGATGTTGCGTATCACCAAAAGAGACAACGTGACCATAGAGGGAAGCATGACTGGTAATTTCATTGATTCATTGCCGGCAGGCGGCAGTACACTGGTGCCGTTTTCACTTACATTTAAGGCATTGAATCGCTAA
- a CDS encoding type III pantothenate kinase: MYTLCFDFGNTRLKCAIFEGKQLLKLQILENDAPETILALIREYQPAKSILSSVIDHNKAIEPLLAAHTQFHLLSYGSRLPVVSPVGKPETIGADRLALVSGAVHLYPDRHNLIIGLGSCVTFNFVNKFHEFLGGSISPGLEMRFRAMHEFTAKLPLVKADWNFPLVGYDTRTNMLSGVILGMSKEIDGMIDAYQEKYDRLNVLLTGGDQDFFLPHLANEIIPDPNLLYKGLYAICEHNS, translated from the coding sequence ATGTACACACTTTGTTTCGATTTCGGCAACACACGGCTAAAATGCGCCATTTTTGAAGGCAAACAGTTGCTGAAATTGCAGATCCTGGAAAACGATGCTCCTGAAACTATTCTTGCGCTTATACGGGAGTATCAACCCGCAAAAAGCATTTTGTCTTCGGTCATTGATCATAACAAAGCGATAGAGCCGTTGCTGGCAGCCCATACCCAATTCCATCTGTTGAGCTATGGCAGCCGCCTGCCCGTGGTTTCACCGGTAGGTAAGCCGGAGACCATTGGCGCCGACAGGCTTGCACTGGTATCGGGAGCGGTTCACCTGTATCCCGATCGTCATAATCTTATCATAGGACTGGGATCATGCGTTACCTTTAATTTCGTGAACAAGTTTCATGAGTTTCTGGGTGGAAGTATTTCTCCCGGCCTCGAAATGCGTTTCAGGGCCATGCATGAATTCACTGCCAAACTGCCCCTGGTAAAGGCAGACTGGAATTTTCCACTGGTAGGATACGATACTCGTACCAACATGCTGAGTGGGGTTATTTTAGGAATGAGTAAGGAGATAGACGGCATGATCGATGCGTACCAGGAAAAGTACGACAGGCTAAATGTTTTACTTACGGGAGGCGACCAGGATTTTTTTCTGCCGCACCTGGCGAATGAGATCATTCCCGATCCGAATTTATTATATAAAGGCCTTTATGCCATTTGCGAACACAATAGCTAA
- a CDS encoding LON peptidase substrate-binding domain-containing protein gives MTNFIRIFPLGIVVYPGESLNLHIFEDRYIQLVNECHTEGKPFGVPPVLGNTIKETGTLVEITEITEVLADGSMNIRTRGLSVFKILEIVRAVPGKQYNGAIVNHPPNDITERPQRMSSVLAGIRQLHEVLKVSKVFPKPDRELTSYDVAHHASLSPEQEYELLELLREDQRLEYLKRHLKKVLPLVGGIEALKERIQLNGHFKELKGFDLDL, from the coding sequence ATGACGAATTTTATACGGATCTTTCCCCTGGGCATTGTTGTTTACCCGGGAGAAAGTTTGAACCTGCATATTTTTGAAGACCGCTATATACAGCTGGTGAACGAATGCCATACAGAAGGAAAACCTTTTGGAGTGCCTCCTGTGCTGGGGAATACCATAAAAGAAACCGGTACGCTGGTTGAAATTACGGAGATCACCGAGGTATTGGCAGATGGCAGTATGAATATAAGAACGAGGGGCCTTTCTGTTTTCAAGATACTGGAAATAGTAAGGGCAGTACCCGGCAAACAATACAATGGTGCTATTGTAAATCATCCACCCAATGATATTACAGAACGGCCACAACGCATGAGCAGCGTGCTGGCCGGTATTCGTCAGCTACATGAAGTGCTGAAGGTAAGTAAGGTGTTTCCGAAACCTGACAGGGAGCTTACCAGCTATGATGTAGCGCACCATGCCAGTCTTTCACCCGAGCAGGAGTATGAGCTACTGGAACTGCTGAGGGAAGACCAACGCCTGGAGTATTTAAAACGACATTTAAAGAAGGTATTGCCGCTGGTTGGTGGCATTGAAGCTCTCAAAGAGAGGATCCAGCTGAATGGACATTTTAAGGAATTAAAAGGATTTGACCTGGACCTCTAA
- the meaB gene encoding methylmalonyl Co-A mutase-associated GTPase MeaB, whose product MDFLHALANRDYKTIARLISLAENQVPGIEKTLRGLSQQSVPVIGITGPPGAGKSTITDALIGQIVAEDKTVAVLCVDPSSPFNLGALLGDRIRMSNWYTHPNVFIRSLGSRGSLGGLQAGIVDVMHILKAAAFDYILVETVGVGQSEIEIAGLADLTVMILVPEAGDDIQTLKAGIMEVADLFVVNKADRPAADTFIKNLAAALSFKPGNKQVPILKTIASQKEGTAELFATIKKHWISGISNDKKNWLLAEKAFLLIQQKRMKDITRVRLYEEIKQTGITNLYTLVAKYMTE is encoded by the coding sequence ATGGACTTCCTGCATGCCCTTGCAAACAGAGATTACAAGACAATTGCGCGATTGATATCCCTTGCCGAGAATCAGGTACCGGGTATTGAAAAAACTTTGCGCGGCCTTTCGCAGCAGTCCGTTCCGGTTATTGGAATTACCGGACCACCCGGTGCAGGAAAAAGCACTATCACCGACGCCCTCATCGGGCAGATCGTTGCTGAAGATAAAACGGTGGCCGTTCTTTGCGTAGACCCCTCTTCCCCGTTTAACCTGGGCGCCTTACTGGGCGACAGGATCCGCATGAGCAACTGGTACACACATCCCAATGTATTTATCCGTTCACTTGGTTCCCGTGGCAGCCTGGGAGGTTTGCAGGCTGGAATTGTAGATGTCATGCATATCCTGAAAGCCGCCGCCTTTGATTATATCCTGGTGGAAACAGTTGGGGTTGGACAAAGTGAAATAGAGATTGCCGGGCTGGCAGACCTTACTGTCATGATCCTGGTGCCTGAGGCCGGCGATGATATTCAGACCCTGAAAGCAGGTATCATGGAGGTGGCCGATCTGTTTGTGGTAAATAAAGCAGACCGTCCTGCTGCGGATACTTTTATAAAGAACCTGGCTGCTGCGCTTAGTTTTAAACCCGGAAACAAACAGGTTCCCATTCTGAAAACCATAGCATCGCAAAAGGAAGGTACAGCGGAACTTTTTGCCACTATAAAAAAGCATTGGATCTCCGGGATTTCCAATGATAAAAAGAACTGGCTATTGGCGGAAAAGGCTTTCCTGCTGATCCAACAGAAGCGAATGAAGGATATTACCCGCGTCCGTTTGTATGAAGAGATAAAACAAACAGGGATCACAAACCTGTACACCCTGGTTGCAAAGTATATGACAGAATAG